Proteins co-encoded in one Capnocytophaga ochracea DSM 7271 genomic window:
- a CDS encoding ABC transporter permease translates to MAIRPPINMKQLIAFIRKEFYHVFRDRRTLLILFGIPIAQIILFGQALSSEVKNIGIAVLDEANNTYSQEITHRLQASPYFKLKEPLFRYDQVEDQFKRGTIKAALIFPPDFGKDLYTSSGTSLQLITDGSDPNTAKTVQNYLSAMVASYQQELNPAVQLPYQITVENRMLYNEEQNGSMNFVPGVIALVFMIVSTALTSVAVVREKELGTMEILLVSPFKPIMILIAKAVPYLILSLINFTVILLLSVYMLDVPIRGNLLLLYAESTLFIIICLSLGLLISTVTASQQTAMLIAMMGMMLPTAFFTGFMFPIENMPLVFQGISKVFPSSYYYAIVKKVMLKGLDFTYVWKETLILIAMAVIFLSLAMKKFKIRLQ, encoded by the coding sequence ATGGCAATTCGCCCACCTATTAATATGAAACAGCTCATCGCCTTTATACGCAAGGAATTCTATCACGTATTCCGCGACCGTCGCACGCTACTGATACTCTTCGGTATCCCCATAGCGCAGATTATCCTTTTCGGTCAAGCCCTCAGCAGCGAAGTCAAGAATATTGGTATCGCTGTATTAGATGAGGCAAACAACACTTATAGCCAAGAAATCACACACCGCTTGCAGGCAAGTCCGTATTTTAAGCTGAAAGAGCCTCTGTTCCGTTACGACCAAGTAGAAGACCAATTCAAGCGTGGCACCATAAAAGCGGCGCTCATCTTCCCTCCCGATTTCGGCAAAGATCTCTACACCTCCAGTGGTACCTCGCTACAACTCATCACCGATGGGAGCGACCCCAATACGGCTAAAACAGTGCAGAACTACCTTTCGGCTATGGTAGCGAGCTATCAGCAAGAGCTGAACCCTGCTGTGCAACTACCCTACCAGATAACCGTTGAAAACCGAATGCTGTACAACGAGGAGCAAAATGGCTCTATGAACTTCGTCCCTGGGGTGATTGCGCTCGTCTTTATGATAGTGAGCACTGCCCTCACCTCGGTAGCGGTAGTGCGTGAAAAAGAGTTGGGTACTATGGAAATCCTTTTGGTATCGCCTTTCAAACCTATAATGATACTCATTGCTAAAGCCGTTCCTTACCTTATTCTCTCGCTCATCAACTTCACCGTGATACTCCTGCTATCGGTCTATATGCTCGATGTCCCGATACGTGGCAATTTGCTGTTGCTTTACGCCGAGAGCACCTTGTTTATCATCATCTGTTTGTCGTTGGGGCTACTCATATCCACCGTTACCGCCTCACAGCAAACGGCTATGCTCATCGCTATGATGGGAATGATGCTCCCTACGGCTTTCTTTACCGGCTTTATGTTCCCCATAGAGAATATGCCCCTTGTTTTTCAAGGAATATCCAAAGTCTTCCCCTCTAGTTACTACTACGCTATCGTAAAGAAAGTAATGCTCAAAGGATTGGATTTCACTTACGTATGGAAAGAAACGCTGATATTAATAGCAATGGCGGTAATTTTCTTAAGCCTTGCAATGAAGAAGTTTAAGATTAGATTACAATAA